DNA from Platichthys flesus chromosome 20, fPlaFle2.1, whole genome shotgun sequence:
ATGATTCTAAGCCATCAGAAAAAAGTCAAGGTACGTGTTTCTCATTGCAGtcatgctgttgtttttctgaatgtAAATCTCCGTTGCCTTTCAAATAGAAAGTGTGGTGATGTCTAAAAAATACCAGGTTAACTTTTCTGGCCCCCTCTTTCAGCTGATGCATGCTGATCCTCACAAGCTGGACCTCCGTAATGAGCTGCTGGCCCGTCTTCCTGGAGCTGGGGGACTCGGCCCCCTCGGGCCCATGGGAGGAGCTCTTCCTCCCAATCACGACCTCACAAGACCCCCCAGTCTCTTCTCGGCTACAGGTGAGAGTTGAAACAGTTTTGCGACTCAACAGTAGCTCATggaaaattattaattatttgaaGAACAGTAAATTATGTTAAGATTCAAAGTgtcttgaatatttaaaaaagctcCTGTACTATTGTTTTCTGAGTCACAGCATTAAGGGTGTGAAGAACCTGATGTTCTTAATTTTGATTACTCGTGACATTGTTAATTAAGTTTTAATTTCCTTCCTTAAGGTGCAGTTAATCCGTCCTCTGCTCCATTCATCTCTCCATCGACACCTCACTCCTCTTTCCTCGCTCCAACTGCACACTTGGGTACGATCAGTTTAAATCATCAAATCCACAGAAATCCATTTATGGGTTGCGCAGTTCTCACAACTCTTATGTTTGTATCCGcacagtttttttaatgttgaccCTCGTTTTTCAGATCCATATGGTCGTTCCCCACCTTTCACTCCGCTGGGAGCTCTGGGTACTGGTGCCTTCGGAGGACTCGGCAGCCCAACACTGGGTCAGTCTCACAACTCCTTTCTAGAGTTGAAACACAAGACCTGAAGGATCGTTTGAATCTTATCCTTGTACAATTCCTACGTGTGTTGTGTATATTGAGAGAATTGCGATAACAGTTTGTGATTACAActcattgatttattaatttgaacTTCAATCaatagattgtgtgtgtggagagaatATTTACTCCCCTCGTCCTTGGTAGTACAGCACGTAGTGTTTGTAATTTccttaaattataattaaactTGAGAGGGCATCTTCGAAACCAACAGAATGCTATTGATGAATTTTGTATGAAAGCTATAAGGTAACAAAAGGTTAAATTGCTTTTACCCATTCaccacaatgtttttttctaagaaatctattttttaattttcagctGGCTCCATGTTTGGCCCTAAAGACTCACCAGCCGGTTTGTCCAACCCCAACCATCAAGAAGCATGGAACCGTCTGCATGGCGGCCCGTCTGGGTTCCCTATTGGCCCCAACTGGGCTAAAGGGGCGGAcaagagggatgagagggaccgggggaaggagggagagaggagagacatcCCCCACATCAAGGACGAAAAGGACAGGTATGACACTCACCTATTTTAATACTGGCTTTAAATGGAGAGGAATAGTTGTCTTGTGATCAGTATGAATATTACCCCATTTTACACAACATGATTTTCATGATGTCACTTGTTCCCTCTGTTTTGCAGAGACAATATGCTGTATGGCCGACAACCTGTGAGAATGTCTCCAGTTGGTCCTTCCTTCAAGCAGCGCAGTAGCACCCCGGTCTCCCACATTAAtggtcacagcagcagccttGGGGCGAGCAGTGCGCCTATTGAGGACCTGACACGCAGCTTCAATAGAGACGGAGAGCGCGAGCGGGACAGAGACGGGGACAAACGGCCGCTGCCAACAGGGTCTTCTCGAGCGCCTCCTCTTGGATCTTCATCTTTAGTAGCTGACAGGGACAGACCAcgttcttcctcatcctctgtgCTCACCACTCCCCCACCCTCCAATCGCTCAGCCCCATCTCCTTTGGACCTTTACCCCCGCACAATGGCCCCAGCAGCACACAGTCATCACAGTGAACCCTCACACTCCCAAAGAGACGGCAACATCCCTACTTCCTCGTCAGCTTCTGCCTCTGTCACGTCTTTGTCTCAGGCCAGGAAGCCTGACCGAACCCCAACACCTGTGTCCAAACCTCCCATGCTACTCCAGCCAGTAAAGGTCAAGGAGGAGCGGAAGGAGGAGCCGGAGCACATCCCCATCACCCTGCCTCCCCCAGCACATAACCACAACTTTGAGCGCCCCAACAGTCATCCACACCACCACAGGTCGGGtaccccttcctcctctttatcACTAACTCCCACTCCTGGTGTTCAACTTCAACCACCCACTCCAAACCATTCCCACCAACACTTTGCCCTGCTTGACCGCTCAAGAGCCATTGAAGCATATATGGGGGGCGTTGCGGGACCTCCTGGGCTGGTAATGGGTCCAGGAGAACGTTTCTCCCATGGTCCACACCAAGGACCACCACAGGGCCCTCACAGTTTCACCTGGGACCCCTGGAGGGAGCTGGCAGCTCAGCAGCAACATCAACACCGTAGGGAGGCTATGGCCCTTCGGTCAGACCCACATCTAGCCCTGCGATCCGATCCACATTTGGCCCGGTTGCTGCAGCATCAGCGACTTCTGGAGGCTGAGAGGGCTGCAGCTGTAGCAGCTGCTCACCACCCTCCTACCTCTTCTGCTTCCAACCCTGGTGTCCGCCAGGAGTTCGGCCTAATGGCCCATCATTTTGACCGCTCTCATCAGCTCGGACCAGGAGGAGGCTTGATGGAAGATGAGCAGCGTGCCCAGATCCTGAGAGAAGACTTTGAGCGGGCTCGCTACTTCGGGATGCACCCTCACCTCCCTCCAGGCGCTCACCTCTCAGGTCCCTCTcatgctgctactgctgctcaCCTGGAGCAGCTCCACCCTGGCCTTCTCGCCCACTCCCTTCCCCATGgagcctctgctgcttctcaccACCACCATGCAGGTCTCTATGCCCGCTTAGGCCCACTGAACCCACACCACATGGCCAACGGCCTGCTAGCAAAGAACCCAGGAGGCATGGTGGGGGTACCGCCTCCACTCATTCCGTCCATGACCAGCCGGTCGTCCACACCTCCCCGCAGACTTGCAGGGCCAGGTGAGCTTCAACTGTACAGTGCCCACAAAGATGGAGAGTCCAGATAGTACAGGGACAACACTGAAGGAGattcaggaacatgtcaggatcACTGTGCTGCTCTCAACCTGCCCCCTTTCCCGCTTGCAGACTACTAAACCCTGCCCTCCCATTTACACAACCAAACCAGCTCCAGCCTCCCAAACAGAGAGGGGTAACAACGACTGGCTGGATGTGACGGTAGGGAGGGAAATGCAAGACTCATTCGTGTGACTTGGAATATGCCCAATGGTTCAATCGGTGCAATTTAAAGGTACATGGATCCTGGGCATCCTtggtgtattttattttatactgaCTGTTGGTAATTACAGTACTCCCTTTCGAAAGCTGTTAGAGGCAGAGGACAACTTTCTCTCATTAGTCAGGTGATTTGTGATCTATGCTTCTGAGCAAGCCTTTTCCAGGTGGAATGGAAATAACTTCCAAAAGGATGTACACTCTGAGAACACGTCAGGGGTTCATCCTCCGCGTCACCCTCTCCTGCATAAATCAAGCCCTGATAAGGTTTTTCTGGATGAGGGTTTTTAGAAACACAGTGGTAAAGTGGTTCTGTTCTGTCATTGTCTTTTTTGTCCTTGTGAGAAGACAGATTATTGATGACACCATTTAATGAATATCAGTAAGCGTTGTACCTCAGTTTCCTGCTTTACCCCCAAGAAATCGAACCTCAAACCCTCAGCTTCACTCATGAATTCAACCTTCTTTGgcttgtcttttgtttttccacaggATGAATGGCAAAATGAACTGTGCTGAGCTGTGTGAGTGAACACAGTATTTTAGAGCTTCCTGTAACTGTTTCCCAGTCTCCTCTTGACTATACGAGCAGGACCAGATTATAGTAGTCTAGAGAAATTGCCTTTGTAATTATTATTCTTAACATTAATTATCttctataataataaatatattcacTGTTATGTTATTTGTCATTGTTTCGGGTATCAACCAGTACTCTCTCCCCAGGTAGTTATATGTTTCGAATCATACTGGAGGCTTGCTTCACACAAAACGTTTTAACGCTCGTGAACATTGAGCCTAGACGATCTGCAACCTCCGGCCTCTTCAAGGATCATCTATGACTTTATTACGCTGAGAGGGAGGTTTGCCTGTTTGTCCCTGGTTGTGTGCTATATCCATTTGGAACTAAAGGAGCCTTGTACATTGAACTGTCGAGTTGTTTCATCAACAAAAATAAGTTATATACATGGATAAGTGGGACATCTGCTgaagaactgaaaaaaaaaatataaggACTTGTGTCAAAAGACAACTAGACAGTGGGTATCCTGAGAGGGAAAAGACTGGGTCGATTATTTTAATATGACCATTTTATACCTTTCAAACCCCTCCCCTAGAGACCACAAAGattaattattaaatgaattgttGTTTACTCTGTTGTGTGAGTCTTTGTTCTGAtcctttattattatcagtgcAACGTACACTTTTATGAATAGTTGTCTTTTTCTCATCAgtgaaatgttatttaaaatagaGAAAACTGTCTCACTCATCTTTTTCAACATATCGACTCCAAAGCCCCCAAGTAgcagaaaaatattaaatcaagcCCATTTTTCAATTTTAGACACTAACTATGGAATGTGTGGCTTTTCTATAGAAATTACCATTTTGTTtcagcttttttaaatatactttataCTAAAATCTCATGTGAGCTACATCATACAAAAATAAGAGTATCCCCTTGGATTTAATCTATTATCCTTCAACCGAAAGGAGAATCTGAGACACTTCATAACCCTGCCTGGGCTATAAGGAGttattttcattcattaattacgtattaattattttactttgcAATGTCAGAAAATGGTGATAAATTATGGCAACAGCCCGAGGAATTCGTGGcaacttttgttttatattaacaTGTCCAAACAATCATTTTACTATCATTTAGCATTTAAAACATAGTACAATTCTCACATTTGACAAACTGGATCCAGACgctgtttctttaaataaataaagtctgagACAATGaatcaattaataaaaataGCCGTGGATTAATTTCTGTCAATTAAAGAatcaattaaattattttacattcactACAAAAGAGGTGTAAATGCACGTATGCTGACATGAGTgtataataagaaaaaaaagacaacaatcaTGTGACAGTCATGTCATTGTTTGAATGATTTGTAAACCTTGGTGAGAATAAATGGCAGTCAGGAATAAattaaagaggaagaagagacatTGAAGAAGAGGGAACAACAGCCAGAAacattaaagaagaagaaacactaAGAAACATTAAAGAAGAACAAATAACAGTCAGTAACATATTAAGAAAGACAATCATaaacaaatgaagaagaaacaagcagGAACATTAAAGAAGACCAAATGACAGCCAggaacatattaaaaaaaaagaagaagaaacattaCCGAAGAAGAAACAACAGTCAGAATCATTAAAGAAGCACAAATAACAGTCAGGAACATATTCAAATAGAAGAATAAACATTAACTAAGAATAAACAACAGTGATAAACattagagaagaagaaacaacagtCAGGAAtattaaagaagaagaataaacattaaaagaagaataaataacAGTAAGAACattacagagaaagaaacaacagtCAGGGACATATTAAAGTAGaagaataaacattaaaagaagaataaataacAGTAAGAAcatacagagaaagaaacaacagtCAGGGACATATTAAAGTAGAAGAATAAACATTAACGAAGAAGAAACAACAGTCAGAATCATTAAAGTAGCACAAATAACAGTCAGGAACATAttcaaaaagaagaataaacattAACTAAGAATAAACAACAGTGATAAACagtagagaagaagaaacaacagtCAGGAAtattaaagaagaagaataaacattaaaagaagaataaataacAGTAAGAAcatacagagaaagaaacaacagtCAGGGACATATTAAAGTAGAAGAATAAACATAAACGAAGGAAACAACAGTCAGAACATTAAAGAAGCACAAATAACAGTCAGgaacatattaaaaaaagaagaataaacatgAACGACgaagaaacaacacaatacaGATTTGAAGCGCCGCGCTGGTCCAGATCTCGCGAGATCTCCGCGGCTCGCTACTTGGTCGCAGCGGCGCTCTTCCACCATTTCGCTGCGTAAAGTCTCCTCCCCGCGACCGCTACCTTCTGCCGCCGAGAGCCCAGGCTCTCCCGGTCCGCACTTTGAGCTTCTTCCCGCAGACCCGGCGGTACCTCGTTGGGTACCGGGAGACAGTTCGGGTCGCCGGCATCGCGGATTGAGCGCGATCTCACGCGGATGACGACTCCTTCAGCAAGAATTTAGTAAAAGAAAATCGCTCGGAAATTTCAGGTAGGTGGGAACTTAAGATGGCGGcctggggagggaggggggcgaGGAGGAAGTAACGGGGGGACCGGAGGGAGCCTCGGAGGGACGGGGGGACTCGAGCCCTCCGCGGCTCACCCGCCGCTGCAATGTACACGGGGTTACCGGGGCTTTACCGGAGGATCACGGACACAGTTCGAACCCGTAAAATCCAGCTGAACTGCGCGTTGTGAAGCCAGCCGCCCCGGGAGCACCGGTTCCTCCGCGTCGCTGCTCGAGCGCCGGTGTCGGTGGGACCGTGCGACTCCCCcctgcaccccccaccccccctgtaATCATTGCAAAATTCATATGGAACTTtttaaccttgttttttttcattgtcgccttttttaatgtttgcacATAAATTATGAATCACGGGGGATTTTaaagtgaatgttttttaaaagtcattCATTTAAGCAGTTTGACCCCACGCAATGACGTCACGGgtgactgcccccccccacccacccgcTCATGTAAGTGCAGAAGCGGGGTTTTAATgcgtcttcttcctcctcggtGTCCCGGTGCGAGTAAGTGATCGTGTGTGTGGGTTGAGATCCAGGACGGCTCCTCCACCGGCCGTAGCGTTTACAGAACCCCGGGAGGGAAGTGGCGCAGCCCCGTTCCCAACTCCTGTAGCTCGCCTGCTAGCAGCAGAGCCACCCAGCACTGTTATTGtgggagctaacgctagctagctaACCGCGCTAGCCAAACCGGTGTGCAGTGGAAATCTTTCAATCCCGATCGATTCCCCCGCGACTACAACCCGACACCCGGTGTATTTCCGTCTGCAGTCAGTCGGGTTCGCTCAACCCGTTAACACCGACATCTACCCCCGGTGCAGCTGCCTGTCCCGGCGCCCAACACAACCCGATCTAGACCCCAAACCGTGCAGGGCAGTGCTCCGGGGGGGGGACATGATATAAAGGGGAAACACATTTCATCGGAACACCAGCAACCTCTTTTACAGGCGTTAACCAGATCCATGTGTTTTCACTAAAAGAGAACCGGGTCCGCTGCTACTCTGCTGGGTCTAAACAAAGTGGGTGCACTCCTCTCCTCACGCCACCGCTCGCAAACAAAGGTGCATTTTCTCCACGTAGATCGCTGCCCACCCGGCTGCGAGGGGCCACAGTGAAATGTGCTCTGACGAAAAGCGTTTGAATGAATGAGAGGAGGCGCGTGCGCTGGGTCCCCGGCTGGTGTCCTGGGAGCGCGTGTTGAAACCTTCCGGGGGGCGACTGCAGCAAACGCAGCCCGGAGCCGGAGAGCGTCTCCTGCAGCCGCTCTCACTCTATTTCATTACAGCTGCATGGTCACCCGCTTGCACTCAGCCAGCTGGACCCGCTCAGCTGTCGGTCCGAGTTCTGCCTGGGACTTGATACTCGTCCAGCACGTTGTCATCACTTTGTTTACTTACTGCACGTCCTGTGATGTCCTAGCATCAGCTCCGTCACTGCTGAAGTCACCGGTGTTATCCTCTCATTGGAGGAAGAATTCAAATCCCTCAAGTTTACAAATAAACGTATTGTATTAAAAGTAGTTTTCGCAGGAATGAAAATGATCAAAATAGTTAAGCTTGTTTTTGCTGCATGTGTATTGTTGGGTAGTTTACATCCAAAGCATCATATTTCATAAGATCTTCATCACACTTGTTGGTTGTAATCTTAGTTTTTTAAGTCACTAAAGCTGTCTGGTAAATGTAGTCAGGTAGAAATAGAGTGGAGcaaggaaggaaaacaaacaagcctTTAAAGTCGCTTTAACTGCAGTAAATGTACGTTTCCACCACTGCAGAGTTTTCATTGTGAAGGCGAGAGAGAAGCAGTTGCTGATTTCATTTTAGTAATAATTGACCATATGTCTCTGTTTCACTTCTTCAGAATATGTGGCGGGGACCCTAACTCAGCATCCTGGAAGTAGAAAGCACAGAAGATCTGTGTCTCACACCACAGTCAGGTGAGAAGTTTGTTGCTTTGCACATTTGCACTCACTTGTGGACTTGTTTCAATAAATGTCCAGACATTGAGGTAATAAcctttgtctccccccccccaggtgcAGTGTGTAGCCGGGGCAGCACAGAGGAAGGAAGctctgaggaggaggcggcgcGGCAGCTTGCCTCTCCGGCTGTGGATTTGCCCGGTGGCAACCCCCAGGCTGCACAGGATGTGGCCGGGGAGTCACCTCGGCATGCACAGCAGCCGGTCGCAGCTGCCCCCCGCCCAGACCCTCCACTCACCATTCCATCCAACGTGCCATTGCAGAAGAGCAAGGACTCAGCATTCCTTGGCATGGAGAACGCCCCACCGACACCGCTGCCTGAGTCTCTCCCCACCAGCTGCGACTCTAAGGACAGTGTCTCAGATGAAGTTGCAGAAGTTGTCGCAGGTGCGAGATCCTTGCCCACATCCCTTACTGATGACCGTAGCTCCTCGGATGAGATGCAATGGCTTCCAGCTCCCCTTTGTCCGCCTCTTGCCCCAGATACAAAGTTCGACAACACGGCACAAGAGCTGCAATATGAGTCACAAACTGAGAAAAGCCAATCAAATTGTGACACGGACCAGATTCAACCACTTGAAGAAGGTGCAGGACTTCTGGCTATTTCAGAGAAGCAGtccaacagattggaatataaATCAGAGACTGGAACAAATGTGGAAACTGTTGGAAATGATCAGAAAGGTGGGACTATTCTCCCACAAACCTCATCTCAAATCTGTTCCACAGCCTCAACTTCCTCTGTCCCACAATCGGATGCTGACAGCACAGGACATGGCGCTGTGGAGCAGTCGAACAGGGACTCACCCCTCCACACAAATCAAGACAGCCATATCTCCCCGTCAGGTACTGCGTGGCAAGCTGATGGTCACCAGGACTCAAAATCTCTGCTCCCATCTTCTGACAGCAGTGAGATTAAACAAACtgacacatcacaaacacaacctgaaaTCATCAAGACGATCTCAGATGATCCTAGAGAAAATTCTTTTGAATCAGTTGAGACATTTGACCATGTTACAGCGCTTCTTAAAACTTCTGACAGTGAAATCCAACCTCCATCAGCTGAAATACTCGAGACCCCAGAGGCAAGAGAAAAACCTCATGGATTACACACTTCTGGAAACGCAAGCTCATTGTCCAGTACCACAGCTGGGAGAGAAGACGGTGAGATCCAGAAGAGCTGTGACTCTCTTGGGGGAGAGCGGGTTGAGAGTAGCACAAGAGAAGAACACTCGGACGCGGCCGTCTCCTCGTCGGACTTCACAATGCTGCCAGAGAGTTCTTCCACCCAGGATAGTTCCTCAAAACCCTCCGCTGCCCCTCCCCTGTTTGATAGCGGCATAGTAATCTCCCTGCAGGCGGGGCAGGTTGTTGAAGCAGAAACCTCTCCCCCCTGTGATCAGCTCCCACCAACACAGACACCTCTGGTTGCTGAGCTGGGAGATGCTCCAGAAATCGTGGTTGTCCAAGAGGAGGCTCATATCAACGAGGACTGGTCTAACGTGCACCTGAAACAGAGTTACATCGTACAGCGAGAGGACGGTAGTGTCTGTGAAGCTGCCCTCGTCAACGAGCTGAGCTCTGAATCTAAGCTGTATGAAGAACGGGTTGAGGCAGACGTGGAGTTGGACTCCCAGCCGGTGGAAGTGTATGAGTTCTGTGGCCTGGTGGAGGAGGTTGCAGAGGAAACGGTCTGTGCCAGTGGCAGCGTACAGACGTCTCACTCTCCAGGATACGAGATGAACCTGTTCAACGCGCTAATGGAGAACTCTGAGGAGTTTAATGTCAAACAGGACTTGGAGTTGCACCTCGGACCATCTATTCACACAATCA
Protein-coding regions in this window:
- the fbrs gene encoding autism susceptibility gene 2 protein homolog isoform X4, with the protein product MEGPSRSTGFRQSRRSRSQRDRERRRRRVDLAEQRATSLSSGSDREACGTNTVLGPGGRECRPGFGRHRPPRRRKRESVSCEEDIIDGFAIASFISLEALEMDCSLKPSQRTDMPGRRNKGKRGPEENGGGPLSEPEEGAPHGYPSLKNRSKRRRIECDTESDTGDKASDNEMDPVFTVSTRKVVEPVPSTIGTTIGKTFPALPARCGVSRLMVTPRVSGLERSHEKSLEQHFPEPVTSSTSSAPFGLPSPVTASCVVPRPGPINRNGSCNSPLSKPKSFHSLPGRAHSIYNINNRSNTPVKPPSALSVASSSSSMRPPTPSTSVSLPYIRSSGSSGPLRPPSRASSGALYTSSPGLPPPPPLLQGPTHSVAADRDGRRSVPGAENNAAAAGRSTPGGPSAPSSTPGSSGRTSQNQPSIQPMAFQYHQHNHQHQHTHTHQHFTPFLHPTATAQPLFDKYAGKMDGLYRHPFFPQYPPPSVPSIQPVIPPTGPFSSLTGAFQPKPLVPQGSGPDLSARLGVVPHHLQPKDPRLTDPFGTSLKVSNKPGKWCAMHVYVAWMILSHQKKVKLMHADPHKLDLRNELLARLPGAGGLGPLGPMGGALPPNHDLTRPPSLFSATGAVNPSSAPFISPSTPHSSFLAPTAHLDPYGRSPPFTPLGALGTGAFGGLGSPTLAGSMFGPKDSPAGLSNPNHQEAWNRLHGGPSGFPIGPNWAKGADKRDERDRGKEGERRDIPHIKDEKDRDNMLYGRQPVRMSPVGPSFKQRSSTPVSHINGHSSSLGASSAPIEDLTRSFNRDGERERDRDGDKRPLPTGSSRAPPLGSSSLVADRDRPRSSSSSVLTTPPPSNRSAPSPLDLYPRTMAPAAHSHHSEPSHSQRDGNIPTSSSASASVTSLSQARKPDRTPTPVSKPPMLLQPVKVKEERKEEPEHIPITLPPPAHNHNFERPNSHPHHHRSGTPSSSLSLTPTPGVQLQPPTPNHSHQHFALLDRSRAIEAYMGGVAGPPGLVMGPGERFSHGPHQGPPQGPHSFTWDPWRELAAQQQHQHRREAMALRSDPHLALRSDPHLARLLQHQRLLEAERAAAVAAAHHPPTSSASNPGVRQEFGLMAHHFDRSHQLGPGGGLMEDEQRAQILREDFERARYFGMHPHLPPGAHLSGPSHAATAAHLEQLHPGLLAHSLPHGASAASHHHHAGLYARLGPLNPHHMANGLLAKNPGGMVGVPPPLIPSMTSRSSTPPRRLAGPGELQLYSAHKDGESR
- the fbrs gene encoding autism susceptibility gene 2 protein homolog isoform X1 translates to MEGPSRSTGFRQSRRSRSQRDRERRRRRVDLAEQRATSLSSGSDREACGTNTVLGPGGRECRPGFGRHRPPRRRKRESVSCEEDIIDGFAIASFISLEALEMDCSLKPSQRTDMPGRRNKGKRGPEENGGGPLSEPEEGAPHGYPSLKNRSKRRRIEGHPLETGYICDTESDTGDKASDNEMDPVFTVSTRKVVEPVPSTIGTTIGKTFPALPARCGVSRLMVTPRVSGLERSHEKSLEQHFPEPVTSSTSSAPFGLPSPVTASCVVPRPGPINRNGSCNSPLSKPKSFHSLPGRAHSIYNINNRSNTPVKPPSALSVASSSSSMRPPTPSTSVSLPYIRSSGSSGPLRPPSRASSGALYTSSPGLPPPPPLLQGPTHSVAADRDGRRSVPGAENNAAAAGRSTPGGPSAPSSTPGSSGRTSQNQPSIQPMAFQYHQHNHQHQHTHTHQHFTPFLHPTATAQPLFDKYAGKMDGLYRHPFFPQYPPPSVPSIQPVIPPTGPFSSLTGAFQPKPLVPQGSGPDLSARLGVVPHHLQPKDPRLTDPFGTSLKVSNKPGKWCAMHVYVAWMILSHQKKVKLMHADPHKLDLRNELLARLPGAGGLGPLGPMGGALPPNHDLTRPPSLFSATGAVNPSSAPFISPSTPHSSFLAPTAHLDPYGRSPPFTPLGALGTGAFGGLGSPTLAGSMFGPKDSPAGLSNPNHQEAWNRLHGGPSGFPIGPNWAKGADKRDERDRGKEGERRDIPHIKDEKDRDNMLYGRQPVRMSPVGPSFKQRSSTPVSHINGHSSSLGASSAPIEDLTRSFNRDGERERDRDGDKRPLPTGSSRAPPLGSSSLVADRDRPRSSSSSVLTTPPPSNRSAPSPLDLYPRTMAPAAHSHHSEPSHSQRDGNIPTSSSASASVTSLSQARKPDRTPTPVSKPPMLLQPVKVKEERKEEPEHIPITLPPPAHNHNFERPNSHPHHHRSGTPSSSLSLTPTPGVQLQPPTPNHSHQHFALLDRSRAIEAYMGGVAGPPGLVMGPGERFSHGPHQGPPQGPHSFTWDPWRELAAQQQHQHRREAMALRSDPHLALRSDPHLARLLQHQRLLEAERAAAVAAAHHPPTSSASNPGVRQEFGLMAHHFDRSHQLGPGGGLMEDEQRAQILREDFERARYFGMHPHLPPGAHLSGPSHAATAAHLEQLHPGLLAHSLPHGASAASHHHHAGLYARLGPLNPHHMANGLLAKNPGGMVGVPPPLIPSMTSRSSTPPRRLAGPGELQLYSAHKDGESR
- the fbrs gene encoding autism susceptibility gene 2 protein homolog isoform X3, translating into MEGPSRSTGFRQSRRSRSQRDRERRRRRVDLAEQRATSLSSGSDREACGTNTVLGPGGRECRPGFGRHRPPRRRKRESVSCEEDIIDGFAIASFISLEALEMDCSLKPSQRTDMPGRRNKGKRGPEENGGGPLSEPEEGAPHGYPSLKNRSKRRRIEGHPLETGYICDTESDTGDKASDNEMDPVFTVSTRKVVEPVPSTIGTTIGKTFPALPARCGVSRLMVTPRVSGLERSHEKSLEQHFPEPVTSSTSSAPFGLPSPVTASCVVPRPGPINRNGSCNSPLSKPKSFHSLPGRAHSIYNINNRSNTPVKPPSALSVASSSSSMRPPTPSTSVSLPYIRSSGSSGPLRPPSRASSGALYTSSPGLPPPPPLLQGPTHSVAADRDGRRSVPGAENNAAAAGRSTPGGPSAPSSTPGSSGRTSQNQPSIQPMAFQYHQHNHQHQHTHTHQHFTPFLHPTATAQPLFDKYAGKMDGLYRHPFFPQYPPPSVPSIQPVIPPTGPFSSLTGAFQPKGSGPDLSARLGVVPHHLQPKDPRLTDPFGTSLKVSNKPGKWCAMHVYVAWMILSHQKKVKLMHADPHKLDLRNELLARLPGAGGLGPLGPMGGALPPNHDLTRPPSLFSATGAVNPSSAPFISPSTPHSSFLAPTAHLDPYGRSPPFTPLGALGTGAFGGLGSPTLAGSMFGPKDSPAGLSNPNHQEAWNRLHGGPSGFPIGPNWAKGADKRDERDRGKEGERRDIPHIKDEKDRDNMLYGRQPVRMSPVGPSFKQRSSTPVSHINGHSSSLGASSAPIEDLTRSFNRDGERERDRDGDKRPLPTGSSRAPPLGSSSLVADRDRPRSSSSSVLTTPPPSNRSAPSPLDLYPRTMAPAAHSHHSEPSHSQRDGNIPTSSSASASVTSLSQARKPDRTPTPVSKPPMLLQPVKVKEERKEEPEHIPITLPPPAHNHNFERPNSHPHHHRSGTPSSSLSLTPTPGVQLQPPTPNHSHQHFALLDRSRAIEAYMGGVAGPPGLVMGPGERFSHGPHQGPPQGPHSFTWDPWRELAAQQQHQHRREAMALRSDPHLALRSDPHLARLLQHQRLLEAERAAAVAAAHHPPTSSASNPGVRQEFGLMAHHFDRSHQLGPGGGLMEDEQRAQILREDFERARYFGMHPHLPPGAHLSGPSHAATAAHLEQLHPGLLAHSLPHGASAASHHHHAGLYARLGPLNPHHMANGLLAKNPGGMVGVPPPLIPSMTSRSSTPPRRLAGPGELQLYSAHKDGESR
- the fbrs gene encoding autism susceptibility gene 2 protein homolog isoform X6 is translated as MEGPSRSTGFRQSRRSRSQRDRERRRRRVDLAEQRATSLSSGSDREACGTNTVLGPGGRECRPGFGRHRPPRRRKRESVSCEEDIIDGFAIASFISLEALEMDCSLKPSQRTDMPGRRNKGKRGPEENGGGPLSEPEEGAPHGYPSLKNRSKRRRIEGHPLETGYICDTESDTGDKASDNEMDPVFTVSTRKVVEPVPSTIGTTIGKTFPALPARCGVSRLMVTPRVSGLERSHEKSLEQHFPEPVTSSTSSAPFGLPSPVTASCVVPRPGPINRNGSCNSPLSKPKSFHSLPGRAHSIYNINNRSNTPVKPPSALSVASSSSSMRPPTPSTSVSLPYIRSSGSSGPLRPPSRASSGALYTSSPGLPPPPPLLQGPTHSVAADRDGRRSVPGAENNAAAAGRSTPGGPSAPSSTPGSSGRTSQNQPSIQPMAFQYHQHNHQHQHTHTHQHFTPFLHPTATAQPLFDKYAGKMDGLYRHPFFPQYPPPSVPSIQPVIPPTGPFSSLTGAFQPKGSGPDLSARLGVVPHHLQPKDPRKPGKWCAMHVYVAWMILSHQKKVKLMHADPHKLDLRNELLARLPGAGGLGPLGPMGGALPPNHDLTRPPSLFSATGAVNPSSAPFISPSTPHSSFLAPTAHLDPYGRSPPFTPLGALGTGAFGGLGSPTLAGSMFGPKDSPAGLSNPNHQEAWNRLHGGPSGFPIGPNWAKGADKRDERDRGKEGERRDIPHIKDEKDRDNMLYGRQPVRMSPVGPSFKQRSSTPVSHINGHSSSLGASSAPIEDLTRSFNRDGERERDRDGDKRPLPTGSSRAPPLGSSSLVADRDRPRSSSSSVLTTPPPSNRSAPSPLDLYPRTMAPAAHSHHSEPSHSQRDGNIPTSSSASASVTSLSQARKPDRTPTPVSKPPMLLQPVKVKEERKEEPEHIPITLPPPAHNHNFERPNSHPHHHRSGTPSSSLSLTPTPGVQLQPPTPNHSHQHFALLDRSRAIEAYMGGVAGPPGLVMGPGERFSHGPHQGPPQGPHSFTWDPWRELAAQQQHQHRREAMALRSDPHLALRSDPHLARLLQHQRLLEAERAAAVAAAHHPPTSSASNPGVRQEFGLMAHHFDRSHQLGPGGGLMEDEQRAQILREDFERARYFGMHPHLPPGAHLSGPSHAATAAHLEQLHPGLLAHSLPHGASAASHHHHAGLYARLGPLNPHHMANGLLAKNPGGMVGVPPPLIPSMTSRSSTPPRRLAGPGELQLYSAHKDGESR